ATCCCTGGCTCCAGCTTTGACTTGATCCTATGGACAAAATGGTCACATTTAGTAGGACCCGATGAAAGCATGACATTGTGAAATGACTATGAATGACTTGTAAAATGATGTATTAACCTCCTCGCCCACGGGATCTTGAAGAAGACCCTCCGCCTCTTGTGCCCCACTGCTGCTGTTGCTGGTACTGTTCTTTAGAAAGTGCTACTTTAATTTCACACTGTGGAAATAAATGAAAGAAAATTACAGGATGGAAAATAATGGTGTAGCTTTTACAAAATGGACAACTAAAAGATCCCCGATATGCAAGGAAAACTCCTGGAGGTGTAAAAGGATTTAAGAAAGTAAAttccatttaaaacaaaaatgaacaGATCAGTTTTGCTTTTAATGGACTTGCCATGATCTCCATTAGAATCCGTTTTCCCACCTTACTTTAGGCCTTCCATTATTTGTGCAGATAGTTGGACACAAACTGTTGAGCAATTTTCTGGGAAAATATCAAACCAgctccctatgctgtactgaataGACCTAACCAGGTCAAAAACAGTGCTGACCATAGTTGGGAATATGTTCCTTGAGGAATGTATATAGTGGTTTGATCTTAACCCCGTataatgtcattaggcttcctgagggTCATTGCTTGATGTCATGGGAGGTGCCTTGCAAGGGGCTAAAAGAGGCAtgttttttcttatcccatcttggaaacCTATTTGCAAATTAGGTTTCAAATTGAAAATTggctccgtaaggagaacttttacttcacGAGCCATTTTGACATTATTTTGTAGTCATTTATATGGATAAAGCAATGAAAATTGGAGACGGACACGGACACTAACAGAAGGCAGGGtgcattttttttgtgcattttactATCACTGCATCGGTAAGGATAGAATAATAAGAAAGCTATTATTTTTATGGCACTTTTTTACCCTTGGGTACATGATCAATATATTTGTGAGGTTTTTCATTTGATAAACTATCATTTTGCTTTACACATGTTGTATATGACTCTTTACGGTCTCTAGCCTAGACACAGATGGATATCCACTGGCTGCTATACAGTTTGGAGTcaactcgcttggaagctttaaCTAAGGGTAAATTATTTGGAAAAGTATGTTAAAGTAAAACAATAGCATACTTTACTCAAGCCAACATTATGGTATTtcttttccataatttttttcacTGGTTCTTCTTCTGTGAATGTGATGAAGCAGAATCCACGGCGTTTGTTGGTCTTGTTGTCCATGGGAAGCTCAATTGCTTCAACCTGATAATAAAATGCACAGGccatgagaaaaagaaaaaaaaaacacaggcaaGATGCACAGCTCTAACTTTTCTAACATTTATTCTAGTTATACAACATTAGCACAACGTGGGAGATTTTTATGTCTTCCCCACCATTTCAAAGAGTTTTTCCTACCCTTAAAATGGGTTTGCCATGAGTACAATTCAAGTTTGTAATATTGTATAAAATCAGAGCTTATTGTAATACTATGTACATACTTCCCTCCAGGTTGTACTTGTTGGGTGtgttgttattaaaaaatgttcaataaaagtaTCCCAAAAAAAATTGGGTTTGCCCAtgtaagaaaattctcaaatttcaatcccctagtgaggtttacacaaagaattttaaccccttactttacagaggaggagctgcacatcCACcactctccatagtaatatatggagcACATAGGACATGTGCGGATCCGTACCTCTCCTGTAGAGCGCCTATTTACATCTGTGGGTGACGTATATATGCCCCCTAACAGACGATTGTGggtagtgaaaaataaaaaacaaaaaagggcgaggtccttaaagggttaaagaatcTTCATAGATCTTCGCCAGAACAAACCTGGTCTAAACAGGCCCAACCTAGCAAGAATAAATTTGCACTATGGAGGCTGTAAATAATGGTCCATTTTTAACCCCCCCACCACACATAACTGCTATAAGGACAACTTGTAATCGTGCAGGTACCAAAGTTTCCAACTTTTCATCTATTCATCCTTTGTGATATAAAGCTCACAGAATAAACTGTCAACCTGGGGATGAAAATGCTACGGGATAACGTTGAACTAACTCCTACAAAAATGCTGATTCTATGGCCCATGCTGTAAATAGTAGTAAAGGAAACATGGGACAGGATTTACAGTTTTGTGCTCCTTTCTGGCCCTAATCTCTGTCACACGAAAAACATCTTGAACAAAATGTGACACTAAAACAACTCAGCTTTTTACTGTTAATATAAATGGTTTACACATTTAAAGATTTGGAGAACTTTTGATTTGCTTTACACATTTGAGAAAATCCTAAAATAGaagcatttttaatatttttaactgCCATCAAAAAGGGAATAGACACCGATTTATATCaattattagcttttttttttttttttattgttttggcaACACATTTCCCTTAAGGCTGACTTCACTTTATACAGTCCAACTAGCTGTGTATGCTTGCTGGAATGATGGTCCTGAATGCTGAGATACAGAACTGAACTAAAAATTTGACTGTGTAAAGCCGGTCCAAATGTGTTTGTTTCAGCCAGACTCACATTGAAAGAATAAAGAAACGGACATCCTATCCTTGCATAATGTCCTGTGTCAGGCAGTGTGTAAAACCAGTTAACGATAAATCCATGTAAATCGTGGAGGTTACCTAACAGGCCAAATCATAACCATTTTAGTGGAATTCCTAATTTAACCTTTAGTTCACTTAACAAAAGGTGAAAGGTTGCAGTTACAAGGAGGAGCCAGTAAAGCAACTGGACTTCCCTCTACCAATTAATACTAATGAACTAACCCATGGACAGTTAATACAGGTCACTAGCCTGGAAAAACCCCAAATTTGGGTCCTATTCCTACCCTACTTCTTGTGGGAAAGATTTGGACCAAGGTAAAAGCTATCCTAAAGTTCTCTAGGTCCCTACGGCCCTTTGTGAAAAAACCCTGCCCTTACCGAGATTTTTTACCTGGAAAGGTCCAAAATGTGCAACAAAAGTGGCAGGCATtttacatatagggggtcatctactaagggcccgattcgcggtttcccgacgtgttacccgaatatttccgatttgcgccggcatgcacgggTCGGAAATCGgtagggcgtggccgaacgaaaacccgccgcaccggctcagtgtattccagtgcattccgaggctcttcagcgcagcagcgccacctggtggacggcggaggaactaccttaataaatcccggccggacccgaatccagcgcagagaacgcgccgctggatcgcgaatagaccgggtgagtaaatctgtgGTAGTGCAAGGAATTAGAGACCCTTTAGAAAGGAGGGTTAGAATGTGTACTGGATAGAGTGTTCTCGGTCCAAAAAACAGCAAAGCCTATCTCCTGTTTGTTGGGTGTAGTGTATGTGGAGAACCTAACAGAACTATAGGGATTTAGCACTCTTCCTAGGGAAGAAGGACCTCAATTTGGGGAGCTGACTCTGGAATGGTTGGGTAGGGGAGGTTTTTATTGTGTTATAGGTTTTCTTTTGCCTTGAAATTGTAGGTTGTGCAATTCTGTGGTCAGCTACTACTAAGCTTATCCACCTCTGGCAGTCCCATACACAAGAAGGAATTGCTCATCAGAGATTTAAAACTGGAAACAAACCCCACATTGTCAAGATGGTGGTTATATCTCCACTTCCCAATTTCACTAGGATTTTTAAGGTCATCAGagagaaaccaaaaaaaagaaacaactaTGAAAAGTTcagaaacaacaacaaaaaacataCCTCTCCAAATGTTCCAAAGTACTCCCTTATCTTTTCTTCTGGTGTGTCTGGGGACAATCCACCTACAAATATTTTCTTAACTGGTTCTTTTGTCTTCATTGCTTTTGCCCTTTTCGGATCAATTACTTTGCCATTTAACTTGTGTTCTTTTTGCTCCATCACCTGCGAAAATAAACTCCAGTTAAGTATACCGCAAGCATACGTAATAAAAGGTGCACCCATTAGATGTAAATAGAAAACTGGGTTTGAGCAGCCAGTGAGGTTTCCCTGTAGAACAACACTGTTAAATCACTGCTGCCACCACCAAACATAGTGTCAATGGGCAATGATTGTTATTTTACTGATAAACACTAAGTCATAACAGAGGAACAGCAAACCTGTAAAACAAAAATTCTTATGTCGTGTACTCCTTCAGCTTTTCTATTTATAGGGAATATGAAGTAGCGTTTGGATCTCCATGCTTTCATAATTTATAACGATAATCATTGAAAATGAATAAATCCGTTAAAATGTCCATCAATTTTAATGGCTCCAGTTAGTGTCAGTCTGCACATCATCTATTCGTGCTTCCAATAGTCAAGCTTAAAATTGACAGGAGATAACCAAGGAGATCCAAAGGTGAGAACATATGAATGGGCAACTATATAATACATGGGTACAAGAAAAAGAAACTTATTTTCTTGAACCTGAAAGCCGCACCTCTCAAATTCTCAAGTTACAATGGCTTGTCGTATGGAGTAATAATGAGACatctataggcggtcccctacttaagaacacacagacgacccctagttacaaacagacctctggatgttggtaatttactgtactttagtcccagcttacaataatcagctgtaacacttatcaaaggtgtctgcaattaagatttaatgGTAATCCTGGTTTTTGTGACAAccccacattttttaaatccaaaatcCATTGTCGGAGAGACGAAAAAAATATTGGTTGGGCTTACAATtttgaaatatacagttcagGCTTACAGAACCTAGCCTGGatgtaacccagggaccgccTCTACTGTAGACAGTAGGGCCACAgtgtcatacatatatatacctccccccccagaattcaggagaacaagcactgataaatgtaGCCCATTAACTCTCACATGCACAGTCTGTTATGTGCCTTTTTCCCCTCCCAGGATCACCAGATAAAGTAATACAGAGACAGACACCTTTGCATTTGAATGAAAAGATACCTTATCAACACCTTCAGCTTCCTTAAATAATACAAAGCCAAAGCCTCTTGATCGACCAGTGATAGGGTCCAATTTCAAGGTGCAATCTACAACTTctccaaattttgaaaaatagtcCTTCAGGTCCTTCTTTGTAGTGTCCCAGCTAAGCCCTCCAATGAACATCTTTCTGCACAAAAGAAACAAAGACATTCCTAAAATGGGTTATTCACatacaatttaaaaaaggtttaaagAGCAAGCAAGGAACCATTAAAATAAGAGAAACTTATAAAGTACCAATCCACTTCCagctcagggtgcagtcacacgttgcagttaaaactgcatcgcaattagttttgaggtggttttaggtgcagttttgtcaatttcacaggtgaaactgaatgaactgaatgggtgaatttgattttgaaagaGAAAGCTGTTCATTAAGTTGcgctgctcctcctctattttcactccactcctggtttgggcatcaaaaactgcatctgaaaaactgaacgcgtGGCTGCACCGTCAGACTTCAGGAGGGGTTACACGTTGTTCTAAGGCTGCTCTGACCTCCAATTTCTAAAAGTTAGCCTGGTTCCGACAAACTGACTCCATCTGTAGGCCACATTTACGGGTCCTGACCAGAGATGTTGCATTGAGTACTGCTGTTTAGCTTTCATGGAAATTGGGTCATGCCACATCTGATACGTATACGCATATAGGATAATCCCAATCTGAATGTTTAGCAGGGCTTCTCCCAACTCACTTGAAACATTAACCCATCAAGTACACAAATggctatatatataaaacataaatataatatatataaaatacaaaaataattctGTTAATGGAGCAGTGCAATTAGCAGAAGAGATGCGATTAAGCAGAAGAAATTACTTTTGAGCCTAATCACCCTGGAACAAATTAGTGCATGCAGTAAATTCCTGAGTACCCATGATGCAGAAAATCAAATATACAGTGGCCTATAGACTTTCATGTGTCAGTGTTCAGTCAGAGTGATGCCGGATGTAGACTAGATAAACACTGAAAATCATttgctttaagggaacctgtaagaagaaattgacctaataaaccactaccattttGTTGTCAAGCATCTCaagaccttccagatcatgttggtTTTTTCATTGTCCATTCGTtggtggcatcaaccagaaaaataaactttgaagtcaGAGGTTACTAGTTATAAAAAGTAATGGAGGTGGGGAATTTAGCAATAAAATCCAGTTCTCCCTACCCCAACATAAAGGATCACCACTGAAAGGTCCTCCCTATATCTTGTTCATGACATCAATCACAACAGACTAGGGtggtagggagagcttgacttcagttttgGTCTCTCTGCCGCCGCGACTTTAcacaaccaaattacatctcactttacAGTTACATTTCTAGTTAATGACAACTCTGGTCCGACAAACAAACATGATCTAGGTggtgttaatctgcttgataAAGCATTGACAGGAACCCTTTAAGGGACTTTAGCTTTCAGACCATGGCACATCAGGCATCAGCACATTCAGCAATCGTTTAATGCCGAATTATAATTTCTGCAGGGAGTTCCACCAGAATCTGCATGTAATATGCATttgagggaggggggggatttATAGATCTGTCTATCCCAGAATTTGAGTAATTTGCATATGAAATACTGTGTGTCACATTTATTGAGCGTTTTacaccatttttaggcagttttctgacttAAGGTGTGACTTAGTGCCAGCAAACAAACTCATTACACAAGACATTCGGTGCATGAATGCCCACTTATCTGACTTCCCATAGCCACCCATAAATAAAAACAGTGTAGTGATTTAATGGCTCAGCCATTTTAGAGACTAATgggtttttcactgatcagtggtcagtttagaacctgctctctttgtgttcactgacattggaaaaaaaatgaagtgtGAACAATTGAAAAGGTCAGTAAGGCatcattgaagaaaaaaaaaaaatgggttgaGTCAAAAAAATCActgcaggaaaaaaacaaaaacaaacaaacacgaCAGACACCGTGAATAATATGGCgcagcagagatctgtctagttctactctgcactggcctAATAATCAACACGTTAATACATCTCCACCAATGTTGCTTTTACGTGTGGAGGGATTTGGGAGCGCCTTGACCAGGCACTATTGAAGTATTTCTACAGCTTTACAgctattttttcttaattttataATTGGGTTCCATGTACAAGCACTACAATACAAGCAGCAGAACACTGTTGACGCTTGTTATCTGCACTGATAACTGAAaagttgttttaaccccttaacgctgaagccacttttccccttcctgacacggcccattttttcaaatctgccctgtgtcactataagtggttataacttcggaacgctttaacatatccaagcgattttaaaatagttttctcgtgacactttgtacttcatgttagtttggtgttatattttgcatttatttatgagaaaatcagatatttggtgaaaacttGGAAAACTTCAAaaagttctactttttccatacagtcataaccgcaaaaatacttaataactaacattcaccgaatgtcttctttatgtggacatggttttttatgcatactcttatttttgtaagatgttatggggctttgaacgtcaggtgcgatttttcacattttcataaaaaacgcaaaatcctgctattgagggacctgctcaggtttcaaatcactttgggaggcctaaataaaagtaaaaccccataaattacccaattatagaaactatacccctcaatgtacgtaaaacaacttttatgacgtttgttaaccctttaattgttttacaggggttaaaacaaagtcggatgcaattttgaaagggaaattttttgggctaaattaatgtgtttttcaaaaaatgtacaaattttcagtggataaaataccaaaacgttcCACAAAATTTggtacccaatccctcccgcgtataacaataccccatatgtggtggtaacctgctgtatgggcacacgccagggcatcgaagggaagctgcgccattcagagcagattatgcatagtCACTTTataaaggctatacaatctttattttttgggcaatttggacatataagggcttattttttgcgacatgagatgcactttacaaatacttcattttagtgggtcattagctaattgatgaggttttattaactcttgaatgtatgggtgaaaagaaaattgtcaattttggtttcctttttgtatattttgggggttgtacaccgtacactaaaaatattatattatcttcattctatagatcactacgattacggtgatatctcatttatatagtttttactggataaaatctaatatagaggaaatctcatttgtttttgcatcgccatcttttcggagacgtaactttaatatattttggttgacagagctagtttagggcttattttttacgtgttgagttgttcttttcagtggtaccatttctgcgcacataactttttttgatcactttttagaacatttttgtgcagagattttatgaaaaatgtacatttttggctttttttgggttttgtttttacagcgttcaccgagcgggtccaataatgtttctgagttattgtacggattgttacggacgcgacaataccaaatatgtggagttttttggcgattttgtgtttttctccctttattgcatgtgtatagggaatatttgtgtttagggggtctttaactttatttaattatttttattcaaaaatgtttttatttaatgtttttaacttttttatttacttttacaggtaagcttaaAGAAGCGATCcacggatcgcttgttcaagctattcttcacattacacagtgtaatacagatgtattacactgtgtaatgtaacacactgagcatgctgcgcatgttacagccgggtcctgtcagaaggcacggacccggctaaaGGAAGGagattgcgcagccccgggcaccggcagtcccagggtgcgatcggaacagcggactccccccccccccccggtaagcagcgcgaccgtggcgtgttaggggttaacacccgcgatcggagaaatctccgatcacgggtgttagaagcaggtgtcggctataatatatagctgacacccgcagcttctggccctggctccgttcaggagccggggccagaagcatgacgtaatagtactgcattttaggggaacgcacctcccgcgatgcagtactattacgtcaaatgtcgggaaggggtttaaggacatctaccatcagattccctAATAGTAGTTTCACTATTACCTCCTCGTTCCGTCCCAGTTTGCAGCAATCTTCTTTCTTTATATCTTTGAACACCTGCATTTTGGAGAAatatacttttataattataaaatacttTTATAGATGGGACTCTATTCTTGAGCATGAATGAGAATGACAATTCTTGCGCTTCCCGCAGTGGAGCAGTGCAACTACGCAAGTAATGTTATTCTCGCGCATGCACAAGATTTCAGAAATTCAAAGATCTAAGGAAAGAAGAATGCTGCAAACTGGGACAGAATGAGGAGGTGAATAATAGTCATTGATGGTAGATCAATGCTCGAAAGcaaaatttcaggaaaaataaATCTTATTTGCACTGCAATCCGTACCATATTGCTATGTAGACGTGCAGAATGTGGTATCAGAAAGAAGAGACTGGCCTCCAGTCAGATACACAAATCCATGTAATTTTATCAGGTCGCAAAGAGAACACATAATCTGAGTGACAAGATGGGTCGCAGGGATTTTCATATAGGAAGCAATAACTAAATGAAATATAATTTATAATAGCAGATTGGGAATAAGTGTCATAAGGCGTAGATATtcgatcctgatgacaggttccctttaagtcctttTAAGTCATAAATCAGCCTAAGCCCACAGACTTCTATTGGTCACacaaaattatagagcaggtcctatccctGCCGAGATATTTACGGGCTAGTCTATCTATTGACATCGGCAGGGTGAGCCAACGCCAGATGGGTCGCAAAGTTTGTGTAGGAGAAGACTGAAAAAGGGCTCTAGACTTTCAGTCCACTGTCGAAACAGTACCAACAGTGTTAGACTGTGAGGGGcccatttctttaaccccttaccgacaaacgccgtaatagtacggcacTGGCCGGGTGCGGGTacacggagagggctcacgggctgagccctctccatagccggtaagtatttgctgcatattggagcaaagacttaccggtaacacccgcaatcagtgctagcacagatcgtgggtgttatcTCCGCCAGCAAAGCTGCAGCAGCTTCAAAGGGATGGCGGCGCCCTGGactacgtcatcggggagcagcgatcgttCCAACGAGACAGTCTTGGGTCttgcaaagacccaaggctgtcttgttttaacccattcattacaatttgcaaTTTGCAAATTTTAATGAAGGAGgtcgaaaatccccatatactgtcatactgtatatggcattatatggtaggattgatcagacaccctacagctccatacacaaaagtataaaaaaaagttattagcgccacaaataacaaaatcaaaaaacatttttataaacccataaaatattataaacccatataaatttgctatccccATGATTACCCATAGACATATTACCCATAGACATATTACCCATAGACATATTACCCATAGACATATTACCCATAGACATATTACCCATAGACATATTACCCATAGACATATCCCTCATTCGGGTAGAAACGTATCAGCTAACGCCTGACTGATGTGCAgcaattgaagtcaatggagcaCAGAATTAAAGTTGCATGATATCCATGCAGAATATAGAGAGAATGGTAATTCTCAGCTGTCAATTATTAATCCAATACCAGGAAGAATTTGTTTGCACAGAAACTGAAATAGGGTGTGGATTTTATTAATCCGTGCTAAACGGACTTCAATGTGATTTCTGGCAAGGCCACATAGTGAAGTTGGCATCACGTGGCAGCTATGGGGAACTTGCATTCCTGCTTTCTGGCCATTTAGGGGTTGCAGCAGTAGGAACCCTAATGAACTGGAGATAACCACTGTAAAGTTACAGTCGGGATGGTAATTGTCAGATACTGGTCCCAGTCCtgactgtaataataataacaaatcttTTTATAGTTCCAGTACATTTACAGACAAAATATGactttacagagcaataacataataagatgaaacaataggagtgagggctctgtGACCAAGTGTGGAAAAAACTGTGGCACCAGAAACACAATCCTTATGTGATATTAaagggagattctcctctttaaaacgACACATCAAAATGGTTTCTGAATGCAGTATTGAGAAGGATGAGGAAGCTGACAGATGTAATGGCTACAAGCCTCTGCAGTACATGGAGGAGCtcatttaaagtaaatctattaTCATCTATTATTATGCTAATTAATAGGCCTATGACATttgttaaaatgtccattgattatTGTGTTTGCACCATTTTCTGTTATATTTCTTTTAGGCTTCTGTTATTTGAGCAGAAAATAAGACCTAAACTATATTTTTGTTTGTAATTATGTAAACGCTAATGGAAGTCATGAAAGCAAATACTAACAAAAGCCATTAAAAGTCCAACAAAATCAATGGATATTTTAACAGATCATTTAATCTGTAATTTTTTGTGGCCAAACTTAATAGAATTCCAAACACAGATGTAAACTTAGCTCAAATCAGTTCATCCAGGAACAGGCACACATCTTAGGCCGGctccacatgtggcattttgaacccggtttggagctgtttttaagcagtccatttttataaaccgcatgcgtttttgacccgttttacttattatcttaattaaaacgggtcaaaaatgcatgcgtttttttacagactgcttaaaacagcccaaaaactggttcaaaacaccacatgtgccaCTGGGCgtacgcatgcgtttaaaaaaccTGTTGCAACAGCTAGAGAGATTTGTCtaataaacagctgttaacacctgtgTTTAAAAAACACAAAGGTAATGATAGCATTAACAAACAcgtgttaacatcatgttaacgGTTGCATTTTGTATACACTAatattaacagctgtttaattaggcaaatttctctCCAGCTGGTGGAATGGGTTTTGAAATGCTTgtgttaggccgcggtcacacgtaccgctagacgtccgttcataa
The DNA window shown above is from Engystomops pustulosus chromosome 1, aEngPut4.maternal, whole genome shotgun sequence and carries:
- the HNRNPD gene encoding heterogeneous nuclear ribonucleoprotein D0 isoform X5; its protein translation is MLGEDEMQDETMMEASASEAEGSGPGEGLKINANKAEEDEGLLPPSRSVLTDERKMFIGGLSWDTTKKDLKDYFSKFGEVVDCTLKLDPITGRSRGFGFVLFKEAEGVDKVMEQKEHKLNGKVIDPKRAKAMKTKEPVKKIFVGGLSPDTPEEKIREYFGTFGEVEAIELPMDNKTNKRRGFCFITFTEEEPVKKIMEKKYHNVGLSKCEIKVALSKEQYQQQQQWGTRGGGSSSRSRGRGGSSQSWSQGYSSYWNPSYSSYGYNNQGYGGYGNYDYSGYNYYGYGDYNNQQSGYGKTARRGGHQNSYKPY
- the HNRNPD gene encoding heterogeneous nuclear ribonucleoprotein D0 isoform X1, which codes for MLGEDEMQDETMMEASASEAEGSGPGEGLKINANKAEEDEGLLPPSRSVLTDERLAENIPLRDPSHFTQGLKMFIGGLSWDTTKKDLKDYFSKFGEVVDCTLKLDPITGRSRGFGFVLFKEAEGVDKVMEQKEHKLNGKVIDPKRAKAMKTKEPVKKIFVGGLSPDTPEEKIREYFGTFGEVEAIELPMDNKTNKRRGFCFITFTEEEPVKKIMEKKYHNVGLSKCEIKVALSKEQYQQQQQWGTRGGGSSSRSRGRGGSSQSWSQGYSSYWNPSYSSYGYNNQGYGGYGNYDYSGYNYYGYGDYNNQQSGYGKTARRGGHQNSYKPY
- the HNRNPD gene encoding heterogeneous nuclear ribonucleoprotein D0 isoform X7 — encoded protein: MLGEDEMQDETMMEASASEAEGSGPGEGLKINANKAEEDEGKMFIGGLSWDTTKKDLKDYFSKFGEVVDCTLKLDPITGRSRGFGFVLFKEAEGVDKVMEQKEHKLNGKVIDPKRAKAMKTKEPVKKIFVGGLSPDTPEEKIREYFGTFGEVEAIELPMDNKTNKRRGFCFITFTEEEPVKKIMEKKYHNVGLSKCEIKVALSKEQYQQQQQWGTRGGGSSSRSRGRGGSSQSWSQGYSSYWNPSYSSYGYNNQGYGGYGNYDYSGYNYYGYGDYNNQQSGYGKTARRGGHQNSYKPY
- the HNRNPD gene encoding heterogeneous nuclear ribonucleoprotein D0 isoform X6, which produces MLGEDEMQDETMMEASASEAEGSGPGEGLKINANKAEEDEGSVLTDERKMFIGGLSWDTTKKDLKDYFSKFGEVVDCTLKLDPITGRSRGFGFVLFKEAEGVDKVMEQKEHKLNGKVIDPKRAKAMKTKEPVKKIFVGGLSPDTPEEKIREYFGTFGEVEAIELPMDNKTNKRRGFCFITFTEEEPVKKIMEKKYHNVGLSKCEIKVALSKEQYQQQQQWGTRGGGSSSRSRGRGGSSQSWSQGYSSYWNPSYSSYGYNNQGYGGYGNYDYSGYNYYGYGDYNNQQSGYGKTARRGGHQNSYKPY
- the HNRNPD gene encoding heterogeneous nuclear ribonucleoprotein D0 isoform X4 — its product is MLGEDEMQDETMMEASASEAEGSGPGEGLKINANKAEEDEGLLPPSRSVLTDERLAENIPLRDPSHFTQGLKMFIGGLSWDTTKKDLKDYFSKFGEVVDCTLKLDPITGRSRGFGFVLFKEAEGVDKVMEQKEHKLNGKVIDPKRAKAMKTKEPVKKIFVGGLSPDTPEEKIREYFGTFGEVEAIELPMDNKTNKRRGFCFITFTEEEPVKKIMEKKYHNVGLSKCEIKVALSKEQYQQQQQWGTRGGGSSSRSRGRGGSSQSWSQGYSSYWNPSYSSYGYNNQGYGGYGNYDYSGYNYYGYGDYNTPSPLPVMWIVE
- the HNRNPD gene encoding heterogeneous nuclear ribonucleoprotein D0 isoform X2 — translated: MLGEDEMQDETMMEASASEAEGSGPGEGLKINANKAEEDEGSVLTDERLAENIPLRDPSHFTQGLKMFIGGLSWDTTKKDLKDYFSKFGEVVDCTLKLDPITGRSRGFGFVLFKEAEGVDKVMEQKEHKLNGKVIDPKRAKAMKTKEPVKKIFVGGLSPDTPEEKIREYFGTFGEVEAIELPMDNKTNKRRGFCFITFTEEEPVKKIMEKKYHNVGLSKCEIKVALSKEQYQQQQQWGTRGGGSSSRSRGRGGSSQSWSQGYSSYWNPSYSSYGYNNQGYGGYGNYDYSGYNYYGYGDYNNQQSGYGKTARRGGHQNSYKPY
- the HNRNPD gene encoding heterogeneous nuclear ribonucleoprotein D0 isoform X3 — encoded protein: MLGEDEMQDETMMEASASEAEGSGPGEGLKINANKAEEDEGLLPPSRSVLTDERLAENIPLRDPSHFTQGLKMFIGGLSWDTTKKDLKDYFSKFGEVVDCTLKLDPITGRSRGFGFVLFKEAEGVDKVMEQKEHKLNGKVIDPKRAKAMKTKEPVKKIFVGGLSPDTPEEKIREYFGTFGEVEAIELPMDNKTNKRRGFCFITFTEEEPVKKIMEKKYHNVGLSKCEIKVALSKEQYQQQQQWGTRGGGSSSRSRGRGGSSQSWSQGYSSYWNPSYSSYGYNNQGYGGYGNYDYSGYNYYGYGDYNKWLWENSQTRWSSK